A single Xenopus laevis strain J_2021 chromosome 3S, Xenopus_laevis_v10.1, whole genome shotgun sequence DNA region contains:
- the LOC108703516 gene encoding trafficking protein particle complex subunit 14, giving the protein MESQCDYSMIFPACPLLPSDLPVRYRALPRRNHLYLGETLRFLLVLRLRSPGEKNQERAGTEASAPGEASQESPGPEAFSWAPLAASLSALASVCLGEEEAEEEEEEESGDSPAGYRGCKAILSQQQPPPGAAPSGTPVTDPVVSSDEVIFPLSVSLDRLPPGTVKAKIVVTVWKRDTDHSLVKTFGYRSLLQNSTPGQIFREEQGNFKAQVSTLLTVLPPPTLRCRQINVAGKHFTALKVLNTSSQDELSICDVRILPNFNANYLPVMPDGSVLLVDNVCHQSGDISMASFLRLHSGSSQLPSRLCSLEEHNFLFQLKAGERPPEDAKEGLEVPLVAVVHWSTPKPLTSGIYTHYKLPSIRLERPRFVMTACCDSPVQTHKPFRVTYTLLNDLQDFLAVRLVWTPDTNTTSGGRSSSEEDWRLTKAVQEAVVCHTPINSLGFCRKGSSVTVGVTFMALRSGLFELSQHMKLKLQFTASASQPPPDARPVSRRSSPSSPALRDLERQQQSGVLGRSQSFSHQQPTRGQLIRTGSVMERRAITPPVGSPLGRPLYLPPERATLSLDKIAKRQCKVLVVHPVQ; this is encoded by the exons ATGGAGTCGCAGTGCGACTACTCGATGATCTTCCCGGCCTGCCCCCTCCTGCCCTCAGACCTGCCAGTTCGGTACCGGGCGTTGCCCAGGCGAAACCACCTCTACCTCGGAGAGACGCTGCGCTTCTTGCTCGTGCTGCGGCTCCGGAGTCCCGGGGAGAAGAACCAGGAAAGGGCGGGGACAGAGGCCTCTGCGCCGGGGGAGGCTTCTCAGGAAAGTCCGGGGCCTGAGGCCTTTTCTTGGGCCCCTCTGGCGGCTTCGCTTTCGGCCTTGGCCAGTGTTTGTCTCGGGGAGGAGGaagcggaggaggaggaggaagaggagagcGGGGACAGTCCGGCGGGGTATCGGGGGTGTAAAGCAATTCTGAGCCAACAACAACCCCCGCCCGGGGCAGCGCCTTCTGGG ACCCCTGTTACAGATCCAGTCGTGTCCAGTGACGAGGTTATattccctctgtctgtctctttagATCGTCTCCCACCTGGGACAGTCAAAGCCAAG ATAGTGGTGACGGTGTGGAAACGGGACACAGATCACTCGCTCGTCAAAACCTTTGGATATCGGTCATTGTTACAGAATTCAACCCCGGGCCAAATCTTCAGAGAAGAACAGGGCAACTTCAAGGCTCAAG TGAGTACCCTCCTCACCGTGCTCCCACCTCCCACCCTCAGGTGCCGTCAGATCAATGTGGCCGGGAAACACTTCACTGCTCTAAAAG TACTGAACACCTCTTCTCAGGATGAACTCAGCATCTGTGACGTGCGCATCCTCCCTAACTTCAATGCCAATTACCTGCCCGTCATGCCGGATGGATCTGTGCTGCTGGTGGACAACGTGTG TCACCAGTCAGGAGATATCAGCATGGCCTCCTTCCTGCGTTTGCACAGCGGGTCCTCCCAACTTCCCAGCAGGCTCTGCTCCCTGGAGGAGCACAACTTCTTGTTCCAGCTAAAGGCTGGTGAGCGCCCCCCTGAGGATGCTAAGGAG gGTCTGGAGGTTCCCCTGGTGGCTGTAGTTCATTGGTCGACTCCAAAGCCCCTCACATCTGGCATTTATACCCATTATAA GCTCCCGAGCATCAGACTGGAGAGGCCACGTTTTGTGATGACGGCCTGCTGTGACTCTCCTGTCCAGACACACAAACCTTTCCGGGTCACCTACACGCTGCTCAACGACCTGCAGGACTTCTTGGCCGTCAGACTCGTATGGACCCCGGACACTAACACGACTTCTGGAG GCAGGAGCAGCTCAGAGGAGGACTGGCGCTTGACAAAAGCTGTTCAGGAAGCCGTCGTCTGTCACACTCCAATCAACAGCCTGGGGTTTTGCCGAAAGGGCAGCTCCGTAACAGTCGGGGTTACGTTCATGGCTCTGAGAAGTGGCCTTTTCGAG CTGAGTCAGCATATGAAATTAAAGCTTCAATTCACTGCCAGTGCTTCCCAGCCCCCCCCAGACGCTCGGCCTGTGTCCCGACGGAGCAGTCCCAGCAGCCCAGCCCTCAGGGATCTGGAGAGGCAGCAGCAGAGTGGGGTTCTGGGACGCTCTCAGTCCTTCTCCCACCAACAGCCTACTCGTGGTCAGCTGATACG GACCGGCAGTGTGATGGAGCGCCGTGCAATAACCCCACCGGTAGGTTCCCCCCTGGGACGACCCCTCTATCTGCCCCCAGAGAGAGCAACGCTATCGTTGGATAAAATCGCAAAACGCCAATGCAAGGTACTAGTTGTGCATCCCGTTCAGTGA
- the lamtor4.S gene encoding ragulator complex protein LAMTOR4 isoform X1 → MLCSTSTLTQGLERIPDQMGYLVMSEDGGVLASAGDLENDERLAGVIREMVAVACTFRDLGEQQPFKRMSVVFGEHTFLVTISGQKIYVVKRQNVVREPISV, encoded by the exons ATGTTgtgcagt ACCTCCACACTGACGCAGGGTCTGGAGCGGATCCCAGACCAGATGGGATACCTCGTAATGAGTGAGGATGGAGGGGTGCTGGCG AGCGCTGGTGATCTGGAGAATGATGAGCGTCTGGCAGGAGTGATCAGAGAGATGGTGGCTGTAGCCTGCACCTTCCGGGACCTGGGGGagcagcagccattcaagcgcatgAGTG TTGTATTCGGGGAGCACACGTTTCTCGTCACTATCTCTGGACAGAAGATTTACGTGGTGAAGCGACAGAATGTTGTGCGGGAGCCAATCAGTGTGTAG
- the lamtor4.S gene encoding ragulator complex protein LAMTOR4 isoform X2 gives MTSTLTQGLERIPDQMGYLVMSEDGGVLASAGDLENDERLAGVIREMVAVACTFRDLGEQQPFKRMSVVFGEHTFLVTISGQKIYVVKRQNVVREPISV, from the exons ATG ACCTCCACACTGACGCAGGGTCTGGAGCGGATCCCAGACCAGATGGGATACCTCGTAATGAGTGAGGATGGAGGGGTGCTGGCG AGCGCTGGTGATCTGGAGAATGATGAGCGTCTGGCAGGAGTGATCAGAGAGATGGTGGCTGTAGCCTGCACCTTCCGGGACCTGGGGGagcagcagccattcaagcgcatgAGTG TTGTATTCGGGGAGCACACGTTTCTCGTCACTATCTCTGGACAGAAGATTTACGTGGTGAAGCGACAGAATGTTGTGCGGGAGCCAATCAGTGTGTAG